The following are encoded together in the Planctobacterium marinum genome:
- a CDS encoding TonB-dependent receptor yields the protein MNTTNLNRLSYGIKVALAAGSLSLVAQPAFAQEEAADNVETIQVTGIRGSQKANINAKRFSNAIVDAINAEDIGKFPDKNVAESLSRIPGITIDRDFGEGQSVTIRGSRPDQNLTLINGQAVGTAQWFVLDTAGRNFNFEMLASEMVAGLEVYKSAQADIDEGAIGGTVILRTRKPLDLESGTMQASVEAQYNDLSEDTDPSFSGLYSWKNDAETFGVLVSASFQERSVRRETNEDFGWFGPTVDRIEPALEAPAGASQKGALPWGMGSALFEQDRERIGYDITAQWAPSDDLDLTLHYLSSTLKADNVNSNLIGIPFRGLFAMGDNPNPGTVNSDAVVESLQVFGVDNRLGWARHIAYDNIFRDGSEASTELLDFEGNYNTESGKLHWQIGRTVGEGTNNDFFTEFWVDHTDPRAAFDFYNPGGTNPYIDFTGPSPWLQNPGDEMWLGGIFDQANISEDKENYLQLDYTHEVNLGAVTSIKSGIKLRDRSFTQDRYRTSLNNLAAVGEGSLGPASQFWSGDMVNVSHSNTNGVAASYFMPDRDAMYNALYAVAECTGGETGLCRNNDVFLSDASYEVKEDITALYTMANFEDENLRGNVGLRYVSTDQDSNGYDLADGSALTRSGDYSAWLPSLNLSYDLTDDLVLRAAAGKSIARPTPFQLSASYNLTPETSSGSAGNPDLKPERATSFEFGLEWYFSDASLFSATMFAKDLSDIVISKIVAAEVNGVQINQLNTPINAGTATVEGIEVQLQHAWDNGFGGYVNFTYNDVSDIKDGGNLIGLPFNSRESYNAGVYYENDIYSARLNYTYRSEYFLAVTEFGNRYRDDQSQLDAQFSWNVTEEISLKFEALNITDEIWENYYERATDGHRVGGTQSANGRRFYAGASFKF from the coding sequence ATGAACACAACCAATCTTAACAGGCTGTCTTATGGCATTAAGGTGGCGCTTGCTGCTGGCTCCTTGAGTCTGGTGGCCCAACCTGCATTTGCGCAGGAAGAAGCGGCCGATAATGTCGAAACTATCCAGGTTACCGGTATCCGCGGTAGTCAAAAAGCCAATATCAATGCCAAGCGCTTTTCTAACGCCATTGTTGATGCGATCAATGCCGAAGACATTGGTAAGTTCCCTGATAAAAACGTGGCAGAGTCATTGTCTCGTATTCCCGGTATCACTATTGATCGCGACTTTGGTGAAGGACAGAGTGTTACCATTCGTGGTTCAAGACCAGATCAAAACCTGACCTTGATCAACGGTCAGGCTGTGGGCACTGCTCAATGGTTTGTTCTGGATACCGCAGGCCGTAACTTCAACTTTGAAATGCTGGCTTCTGAGATGGTAGCCGGATTAGAAGTGTACAAATCAGCACAAGCTGACATTGATGAAGGTGCGATTGGCGGTACTGTTATTCTGCGCACTCGTAAGCCTTTGGACCTGGAGTCTGGTACCATGCAAGCCTCCGTTGAAGCACAGTACAATGATTTATCTGAGGATACAGATCCTTCTTTTTCTGGGCTATACAGCTGGAAAAACGACGCAGAGACTTTTGGTGTATTAGTTTCCGCTTCTTTCCAGGAGCGTTCGGTTCGTCGTGAAACTAACGAAGACTTCGGTTGGTTTGGTCCAACGGTTGACCGCATCGAACCCGCTCTTGAAGCACCTGCGGGGGCATCGCAAAAAGGCGCTTTACCTTGGGGTATGGGCTCAGCATTGTTTGAACAAGACCGCGAGCGCATTGGTTACGATATTACCGCTCAATGGGCACCAAGTGACGACCTGGATTTAACTCTACATTATCTTAGCTCGACGCTGAAAGCTGATAACGTGAATTCAAACTTAATTGGTATTCCTTTCCGGGGCTTGTTTGCAATGGGAGATAATCCTAACCCAGGTACAGTAAACAGCGACGCTGTTGTTGAGAGTTTACAAGTATTTGGCGTGGATAACCGTCTAGGTTGGGCCCGTCACATCGCTTACGATAATATCTTCCGTGATGGCTCAGAAGCCTCTACTGAATTGTTGGATTTTGAAGGTAATTACAACACTGAGTCAGGCAAGTTGCATTGGCAAATCGGTCGTACTGTAGGTGAAGGTACTAACAATGACTTCTTTACCGAGTTCTGGGTAGATCACACTGATCCACGCGCTGCCTTTGATTTTTATAATCCGGGTGGTACTAATCCTTACATTGATTTCACCGGCCCTAGCCCCTGGTTGCAAAATCCGGGCGACGAAATGTGGTTGGGTGGTATTTTCGACCAGGCCAATATCTCTGAAGATAAAGAGAACTATCTGCAGTTGGATTACACTCATGAAGTCAATTTGGGCGCCGTTACCAGCATCAAGTCTGGTATTAAGTTACGCGACCGTTCTTTCACACAAGACCGTTACCGCACCAGTCTTAATAATCTGGCGGCAGTAGGAGAGGGCAGCTTAGGTCCTGCAAGTCAGTTTTGGTCAGGTGACATGGTAAATGTTTCTCACAGCAATACTAATGGTGTTGCCGCTTCTTATTTCATGCCAGACAGAGATGCAATGTATAACGCACTATATGCCGTTGCTGAGTGTACTGGTGGCGAAACTGGACTGTGCCGTAATAATGATGTGTTCTTAAGTGACGCGTCGTACGAGGTGAAAGAAGACATCACTGCGCTTTATACCATGGCAAATTTCGAAGATGAAAATCTACGTGGTAATGTCGGTTTGCGTTACGTGAGTACTGATCAAGACTCTAACGGTTATGATCTGGCCGATGGCTCAGCGCTAACTCGCTCTGGTGATTACTCCGCCTGGTTACCCAGCTTGAACTTGTCTTATGACCTCACCGATGATCTGGTATTGCGGGCTGCGGCAGGCAAGTCTATTGCTCGTCCTACACCGTTCCAGTTGTCTGCATCTTACAACCTGACGCCTGAAACCAGCTCAGGTTCGGCGGGTAATCCAGATTTGAAACCTGAACGTGCTACAAGCTTTGAGTTTGGTCTTGAGTGGTATTTCAGCGATGCTTCGTTGTTCTCTGCCACCATGTTCGCCAAAGACTTATCAGATATCGTGATATCTAAAATTGTCGCTGCAGAGGTCAATGGTGTTCAAATCAACCAGCTTAACACGCCAATCAATGCCGGTACGGCGACAGTTGAAGGTATTGAAGTACAACTGCAGCACGCCTGGGACAATGGCTTCGGTGGTTACGTTAACTTCACCTACAATGATGTAAGTGATATTAAAGACGGCGGCAACCTGATTGGCTTGCCGTTTAACTCCAGAGAGTCCTATAACGCTGGCGTTTATTATGAAAACGACATTTATAGTGCGCGTTTGAACTATACCTATCGTTCAGAGTACTTCCTTGCCGTCACTGAATTTGGCAATCGCTATCGCGATGATCAATCCCAGTTAGACGCTCAGTTCAGCTGGAACGTGACAGAAGAGATCAGCCTGAAATTTGAAGCGTTAAATATCACCGATGAAATTTGGGAGAACTACTACGAGCGTGCCACAGATGGTCATCGCGTGGGTGGTACCCAAAGTGCCAATGGCCGACGCTTTTACGCAGGAGCCAGCTTTAAGTTCTAA
- the nagB-II gene encoding glucosamine-6-phosphate deaminase NagB-II: protein MMSSLMAREALSTPDIIKQQLNANQPVVEHLVAEIKRRDIKMIMMVGRGSSDHAGVFAKYLFEVELGIPVCFAAPSVSGVYEKQLQLHNTLAIVISQSGKSPDLLNQTKAIQAAGAWCIALVNDGYSPLAALADAILPIRAEAELAVAATKSYMATLSALLQLTAVWKGDNNLLDDVHQLPNALHTITEGKPQLTAEFLRGLRHCVVLGRGFGYAIAREIALKLKEVCSIHAEAFSSAEFIHGPVTLVESELAVINIIIEDESLVVHQQQIKDVAHRGARLLTISHPECGLSPRLLPLLVMLRFYLDVEHVAQTMGMNPDAPPGLKKVTETV from the coding sequence ATTATGAGCAGTTTAATGGCGCGAGAAGCGCTTTCTACGCCGGATATCATCAAGCAGCAACTCAATGCCAATCAACCCGTGGTTGAACACCTGGTGGCAGAAATAAAACGCCGTGACATCAAGATGATCATGATGGTAGGCAGAGGGTCTTCCGACCATGCGGGCGTATTTGCAAAATATCTATTTGAGGTGGAGTTGGGTATTCCTGTTTGTTTTGCGGCTCCTTCTGTGAGCGGTGTATATGAAAAGCAGTTGCAGCTGCATAACACCTTGGCGATTGTGATCTCTCAGTCGGGTAAAAGCCCGGATTTACTTAATCAGACTAAAGCGATTCAAGCGGCAGGTGCCTGGTGTATCGCGCTGGTTAACGATGGTTATTCGCCTTTGGCGGCGTTGGCCGATGCGATTTTACCCATTCGCGCCGAAGCCGAGTTGGCGGTCGCTGCTACCAAGAGCTATATGGCAACACTGTCGGCGCTATTACAACTTACCGCAGTTTGGAAAGGCGATAACAATTTGTTGGATGACGTGCATCAACTTCCCAATGCGCTGCACACCATCACCGAGGGTAAACCTCAATTAACCGCTGAATTCTTGCGTGGGTTGCGTCATTGTGTCGTTCTCGGTCGCGGTTTTGGTTATGCTATTGCCCGCGAAATCGCTCTAAAGTTGAAAGAAGTGTGCAGTATCCATGCAGAAGCGTTTAGCAGTGCCGAATTTATTCATGGTCCGGTGACGTTGGTGGAAAGCGAGCTGGCGGTCATCAATATTATTATTGAAGATGAATCCCTTGTTGTACATCAACAACAGATAAAAGATGTTGCGCATCGCGGTGCCAGGCTGCTGACCATCAGCCATCCTGAATGTGGGTTATCACCCAGATTGTTACCCTTATTGGTGATGTTACGCTTTTATCTGGATGTGGAGCACGTGGCGCAAACTATGGGGATGAACCCTGATGCGCCTCCCGGACTTAAAAAAGTCACCGAAACGGTGTAA
- a CDS encoding family 20 glycosylhydrolase, protein MRLRGLAISLFGILAILGNEVNAKAMSLTQLADAIQVNYQVLSNLDNQDCKALFSGDCFTGKLRFSLPESVTSEPFALYFSHIAPIKWDNHPQLDIEHINGDLHQVLFRGNEFSDGTAVDIQFKAAFWHAAHSDVMPNYFLVSDTEGPLVVQSTIPEIDKYTGLQVMPHLLPFESEQQWRRNPEDNLPLADATWLYQHYQTLQAEPEKAETPHSSVTPRIIPQVKKAEWNTAETLSLDTGIKVNWQEFTEDRVIQELFQKANIATTQNGVPLTLKLNNELAESAYRLQIENKGINIEAADRKGLQHGMVSFYQLLAKQGSVLPLVDIQDEPRYEFRGVHVDLSRNFLGKQVLYRLLDQMFYLKLNKLHLHLADDEGWRLQIPGLPELTEIGGFRCFDPQEDSCLLPQLGSGPHKNSAVNGYLTVSEYQALLQYAHERHIEIIPSFDLPGHARAAVKAMEARYRKYKKQENLAAAEEFLLSDFADDTQYSSVQFYHDNTVNPCQESTYHFIDTVIGKVKAMHKAVNAPLSTYHIGADETAGAWVNSPVCQTLIETDDTINSVQDLKPMFLTRVIDIIEKHGLIAAGWSDGMHKVLELEAGKQHQVNVWDTLYWNGHELVKAFDEQGWKTVLSHPDVLYFDFPYANHPKETGYYWASKNTDSVKVFQFMPDNLAANASQWTDRMGHSYTASNQGTQPGIAGMQSQIWSEAVRSPETFEYLMYPRLQTFAERAWHKADWEVQYGDAQTFSYQDKTPQSKQQLRDWQGFSAALAGYMSEQKLFRGNYRLPPPGMRKSTEGIKVNTLWQGLGVQCRLDEQPWFEVSGRLVKESKASQLSCRTVQKSDAEQGADAMKIMKVSPITVLDLRAI, encoded by the coding sequence ATGAGATTGCGCGGTTTAGCTATTAGTTTATTTGGGATTCTGGCCATTCTGGGCAACGAAGTGAATGCCAAAGCCATGTCATTAACTCAGCTTGCAGATGCTATTCAGGTTAACTACCAGGTGTTGTCTAATCTCGACAACCAGGACTGTAAAGCCTTGTTTTCTGGCGATTGTTTTACCGGTAAATTGCGTTTTTCTTTGCCGGAGTCTGTCACCAGTGAACCCTTTGCACTGTATTTCAGCCATATTGCGCCCATAAAATGGGACAACCATCCGCAGCTTGATATAGAACATATCAATGGTGATTTGCACCAGGTCTTGTTCAGAGGTAATGAGTTTTCCGATGGCACCGCAGTTGATATCCAATTTAAGGCGGCTTTCTGGCATGCCGCACATTCTGATGTTATGCCCAACTATTTTTTGGTGTCTGATACTGAAGGGCCGCTGGTGGTGCAATCTACGATACCGGAAATCGATAAATACACTGGCTTGCAAGTGATGCCACATTTGCTGCCTTTTGAAAGCGAGCAGCAATGGCGCCGAAACCCTGAAGATAACTTGCCGCTGGCAGATGCCACCTGGTTATATCAACATTATCAAACGCTTCAAGCTGAGCCGGAAAAAGCTGAGACACCGCACAGCAGCGTGACGCCAAGAATCATCCCGCAGGTTAAAAAGGCCGAGTGGAATACCGCTGAAACGCTATCTCTCGACACTGGCATAAAGGTAAATTGGCAAGAGTTTACTGAAGACAGGGTAATACAGGAACTATTTCAAAAAGCGAACATAGCAACCACTCAAAATGGTGTGCCTTTAACCTTGAAGCTCAATAATGAGTTAGCTGAATCTGCCTACCGTTTACAGATTGAAAATAAGGGCATCAATATTGAAGCGGCCGACAGAAAAGGGCTGCAACACGGTATGGTGTCATTTTACCAGTTATTGGCAAAACAAGGCTCGGTGCTGCCTCTGGTTGATATTCAGGATGAGCCGCGTTACGAGTTCCGCGGCGTGCATGTGGATTTATCCCGAAATTTTTTGGGTAAACAGGTACTGTATCGCTTGCTGGATCAGATGTTTTATTTGAAGTTAAACAAGTTACACCTGCACCTTGCCGATGACGAAGGTTGGCGTTTACAGATCCCGGGTCTTCCCGAGTTGACTGAAATCGGTGGCTTCAGATGTTTTGACCCACAAGAAGACAGCTGTCTTTTACCGCAACTAGGCAGTGGCCCCCACAAAAATAGTGCAGTAAATGGTTATTTAACAGTCTCAGAATATCAGGCCTTATTGCAATATGCCCATGAGCGTCATATTGAAATAATTCCTTCCTTTGATCTACCTGGCCATGCACGAGCCGCTGTCAAAGCTATGGAAGCGCGATATCGCAAATACAAAAAGCAGGAAAACCTCGCCGCTGCAGAAGAGTTTTTGCTCAGTGATTTTGCCGATGACACCCAATACAGCTCAGTACAGTTTTACCATGACAATACGGTGAACCCCTGCCAGGAGTCTACCTATCACTTTATTGACACCGTAATTGGCAAAGTAAAAGCCATGCATAAAGCCGTTAATGCGCCGCTGTCCACTTATCACATAGGCGCTGATGAAACCGCCGGGGCCTGGGTGAACTCGCCGGTGTGTCAAACTCTGATTGAAACCGATGACACTATTAATAGTGTTCAAGATTTAAAACCGATGTTTTTGACTCGGGTAATCGACATTATTGAAAAGCACGGTCTTATCGCTGCCGGCTGGAGTGATGGAATGCACAAGGTTCTGGAGCTGGAAGCAGGTAAGCAGCATCAGGTGAATGTTTGGGATACCCTCTATTGGAACGGACACGAACTGGTTAAAGCCTTTGATGAACAAGGATGGAAAACCGTGCTTTCTCATCCAGATGTATTGTACTTCGATTTTCCTTATGCCAATCACCCCAAAGAAACCGGTTATTATTGGGCATCGAAAAATACCGATAGTGTCAAAGTCTTCCAGTTTATGCCGGACAACCTGGCCGCTAACGCCAGCCAGTGGACAGACCGTATGGGCCACAGTTACACCGCCAGTAACCAAGGTACGCAACCTGGTATCGCCGGAATGCAAAGCCAAATCTGGAGCGAGGCAGTGCGTTCTCCTGAAACCTTTGAGTATTTAATGTATCCGAGATTGCAAACCTTTGCCGAGCGCGCCTGGCACAAGGCGGACTGGGAAGTGCAGTACGGCGATGCTCAAACCTTTAGTTATCAAGATAAAACGCCGCAATCCAAACAGCAGTTGCGTGACTGGCAGGGATTTAGTGCTGCCCTTGCAGGCTACATGAGTGAGCAAAAGTTGTTCAGAGGTAATTACAGACTACCACCGCCGGGAATGCGTAAATCGACAGAGGGGATCAAAGTGAACACCTTGTGGCAAGGTTTAGGGGTACAGTGTCGATTGGACGAGCAGCCTTGGTTTGAAGTATCCGGAAGACTGGTAAAAGAAAGCAAGGCCAGTCAATTAAGTTGCCGCACGGTTCAAAAGTCCGATGCCGAGCAAGGCGCGGACGCAATGAAAATTATGAAAGTCAGTCCGATTACAGTACTGGATTTGAGAGCGATATGA
- the syd gene encoding SecY-interacting protein: MTTNILSRIDQFVIHWCEFQQAHHHDLLIEQDPEWISPAEQGSANSDGEVIWGPALQPPSNNLQALVDGLEVTPNPELEAYFTRYFSDNLDAETERGRLQLLMPWNQDDFVRLQQNLIAHVMMKRRLRQQETLFFAVTDEEDFIISVLNQTGEVVLEQVGKEPKEVLAGSLSEFFTQLRPLPYRSVA; encoded by the coding sequence ATGACAACCAACATCCTCTCTCGAATTGATCAATTCGTAATCCACTGGTGTGAATTTCAACAAGCCCATCATCATGACTTGCTAATAGAACAGGATCCTGAATGGATTTCTCCCGCAGAACAAGGTTCAGCTAACAGCGATGGCGAAGTGATCTGGGGGCCTGCACTGCAGCCACCATCTAACAACCTTCAGGCGCTGGTGGACGGTCTGGAAGTTACCCCAAATCCTGAACTGGAAGCTTATTTTACGCGTTATTTTAGTGATAACCTGGATGCTGAAACCGAGCGGGGTAGGTTGCAATTGTTAATGCCCTGGAACCAAGATGATTTTGTGCGCTTACAACAAAACCTGATTGCTCACGTGATGATGAAACGTCGTTTGCGACAACAAGAGACGCTGTTTTTTGCGGTCACCGATGAAGAAGATTTCATCATTTCGGTGTTAAACCAAACTGGTGAAGTGGTGCTGGAACAGGTAGGTAAAGAGCCAAAAGAGGTTTTGGCTGGTAGTCTTAGCGAGTTTTTTACTCAGCTAAGACCATTGCCTTACCGGAGCGTTGCTTAA
- a CDS encoding tryptophan halogenase family protein, with product MINSILIVGGGTAGWMTALYLSSRLPTGVSISLVESQDIGTVGVGEGSTPYLKQFFDSLDIPEKEWMAQTDATYKSGIRFDDWSHESGYESYFHPFFNEFDKKPAEMFFYNCGLRRRGFEANANPDNYFTAAYIAERFKSPVLAQAPDIQVDYAYHFDATKLGHFLRDKAKSNGVKHHVANVTSVGTDSKGKLKSVMTDTGLKLVANFFVDCSGFQSLLAQKTLKRKFVSYSDVLFNDAAVAIQTPTKSPHKFKAQTRSLALKNGWMWQIPLTSRWGNGYVYSSRHTTAKDAEDELKQTLGLSPNAEVEARHLKMKVGRLEEHWGGNCVAIGLSQGFIEPLEATALMLVQFAIQNLSLILESGSFSGHDMMRYNKEMNRLFDGVKDYVSLHYILNSRKDSQYWVDAREETIVSDNIKYLLKAWDRGEDFEAALKVIEEDLVYLRPSWYCILSGMGRHPERLQPTVKAGPVKVSMDYCQRITDKYFPDYSITP from the coding sequence ATGATCAATTCAATTCTCATTGTAGGTGGCGGCACTGCCGGATGGATGACAGCCCTCTATCTGTCTTCCAGACTACCTACTGGTGTTAGTATCTCATTGGTGGAATCACAGGATATCGGCACGGTGGGCGTCGGTGAAGGCTCCACGCCGTATCTCAAACAGTTTTTTGATAGTTTGGATATCCCGGAAAAAGAATGGATGGCGCAAACCGACGCTACATATAAGTCGGGGATCCGCTTTGATGACTGGAGCCATGAATCTGGTTATGAAAGCTACTTTCACCCCTTTTTCAATGAGTTTGATAAAAAGCCTGCTGAAATGTTTTTCTATAACTGCGGGTTACGACGACGTGGTTTCGAAGCTAACGCCAACCCCGATAATTATTTTACGGCAGCATACATAGCCGAACGCTTCAAAAGCCCTGTATTGGCACAAGCGCCAGATATACAGGTAGATTATGCCTATCATTTTGATGCCACTAAATTAGGGCACTTTCTGAGAGACAAGGCCAAGTCCAATGGGGTGAAACACCATGTGGCCAATGTCACCAGTGTCGGAACCGACAGCAAGGGAAAATTGAAAAGTGTAATGACAGATACCGGGCTTAAACTGGTAGCCAACTTCTTTGTGGACTGTTCGGGATTTCAATCTCTGTTGGCACAAAAAACCTTGAAGCGAAAATTTGTCAGTTATAGCGACGTGTTATTTAATGACGCAGCGGTAGCTATTCAAACGCCGACGAAATCGCCCCATAAGTTCAAAGCACAAACTCGCTCGCTGGCATTGAAAAATGGCTGGATGTGGCAAATTCCCCTTACCTCGCGTTGGGGAAATGGTTATGTATATAGTTCGCGACATACCACAGCAAAAGACGCGGAAGATGAGCTAAAACAGACATTGGGACTCTCGCCAAATGCCGAAGTTGAAGCACGGCATTTGAAAATGAAGGTAGGTCGCCTGGAGGAGCATTGGGGCGGAAACTGTGTGGCTATCGGACTCTCTCAGGGATTTATCGAACCTCTGGAGGCTACCGCCTTAATGTTGGTACAGTTCGCCATTCAAAATCTATCTTTGATTCTGGAGTCAGGTAGCTTCTCTGGCCACGACATGATGCGCTACAACAAAGAGATGAATCGCTTGTTTGACGGCGTAAAGGACTATGTGTCCTTGCATTACATATTAAATTCCCGAAAAGACTCTCAATACTGGGTTGACGCGCGGGAAGAAACGATTGTGTCAGACAATATTAAGTACCTGTTGAAAGCCTGGGATAGAGGTGAAGACTTTGAGGCTGCGTTGAAAGTCATCGAAGAAGACCTGGTTTATTTGCGCCCCTCTTGGTATTGCATTTTATCGGGTATGGGCCGTCATCCTGAACGACTGCAGCCCACGGTAAAAGCCGGGCCGGTTAAAGTATCTATGGATTATTGTCAGCGTATCACAGATAAGTATTTTCCGGATTATTCTATAACCCCGTGA
- a CDS encoding BadF/BadG/BcrA/BcrD ATPase family protein — MTNRPTLYLGVDGGGSKCRAIIQDAQGKTLGTGLSGAANLLRGTQKAQESVLAAYLQAREEAGLDKSDDSRVIAGLGLAGANLETLSEEFITTWQHPFKAAYLTTDLEIACLGAHKGKAGGVIIIGTGSCGLVASDNGSLTLGGHGFLLGDKGSGAWFGLSAVQYCLEALSGLQPDSKLVAAIQEFTGCENEQALITRFADAAPKEFAALAPLVFLQAERGDRAAANIIQSGVGYIASLCTKLLSKAPPRFSLIGGLAPLIAEHLPSELAKQISPPLSEPEEGAVLYARQCAQSFNIHDVASANEAHSVT; from the coding sequence TTGACAAATAGGCCAACGCTTTATTTGGGGGTGGATGGTGGTGGAAGTAAGTGTCGCGCCATTATCCAGGATGCTCAGGGAAAAACACTTGGAACAGGTCTGTCTGGAGCTGCAAATCTACTGAGAGGTACACAAAAAGCGCAAGAATCGGTACTGGCAGCTTATTTACAAGCGCGCGAAGAAGCTGGCTTGGATAAGTCTGACGACAGTCGAGTCATTGCTGGATTAGGCCTGGCGGGAGCTAACCTGGAAACACTGAGTGAAGAATTCATCACCACGTGGCAGCATCCCTTTAAGGCGGCATATCTCACCACAGATTTAGAAATTGCCTGTCTCGGAGCACATAAGGGTAAAGCGGGCGGTGTGATTATTATCGGTACCGGAAGTTGTGGCCTGGTAGCTTCAGACAACGGCTCTTTGACCTTGGGCGGGCACGGATTTTTGTTAGGGGATAAAGGCAGTGGAGCCTGGTTTGGACTGTCGGCCGTGCAATACTGCCTTGAGGCACTAAGTGGCCTGCAGCCTGACTCTAAACTGGTCGCTGCCATTCAGGAATTTACAGGGTGTGAAAACGAACAGGCATTAATTACGCGGTTCGCTGACGCGGCACCTAAGGAGTTTGCCGCATTGGCGCCCTTAGTTTTTTTACAGGCAGAGCGTGGTGACAGGGCAGCTGCAAACATTATTCAAAGCGGCGTCGGTTATATAGCATCCTTGTGCACCAAGCTTTTGAGCAAGGCACCACCCAGGTTTAGTCTGATTGGCGGCCTTGCTCCACTTATTGCCGAGCACCTGCCCAGCGAACTGGCAAAACAAATTTCGCCCCCTTTGAGTGAGCCTGAAGAGGGGGCTGTTTTGTACGCACGCCAATGTGCGCAATCTTTTAATATTCATGATGTTGCTTCTGCAAACGAAGCGCATTCAGTAACCTGA
- a CDS encoding LacI family DNA-binding transcriptional regulator gives MKATIKDVAKLAGVSIKTVSRVINKEDSVKPDTESKVQAAIAELNYQPNSSARNLAATQSFAIGYIYDNPNAYYVIDMQNGILKECLSNGFELIIHPCDASNEHIVNEVKDMVRRSQLAGLVLSPPLSEMPEVLSALDEINMQYVRILSGANDKKTGGPCVLINDRSASEKITEHLISVAHKRIGFITGDKDHQSTDERLQGYKSALNKHQLKADKSLIIDGRYSFEAGVEGAKQLLSLKQPPSAIFACNDEIAAGALFAARLMNFDVPKDVAIAGFEDNPFSRQTWPKLTTAAQPTSLIARQATSLLIRTIKNKRKGDKEKIDNQYFEPELVVRESTKISE, from the coding sequence TTGAAAGCTACAATAAAAGACGTCGCAAAACTGGCCGGCGTATCCATAAAAACAGTATCCCGAGTTATCAATAAGGAAGATTCAGTTAAGCCTGATACCGAAAGTAAGGTTCAGGCTGCGATTGCAGAGTTGAACTATCAACCCAATAGCTCGGCCCGAAATCTCGCCGCCACACAATCTTTTGCTATTGGTTATATCTACGATAACCCCAACGCCTATTATGTAATTGATATGCAAAATGGCATACTGAAAGAGTGCCTCAGCAATGGTTTTGAATTGATTATTCACCCCTGCGACGCTTCCAATGAGCATATCGTGAATGAAGTCAAAGACATGGTGCGTCGCTCGCAGCTTGCGGGTTTAGTGCTGTCACCGCCCCTCTCAGAAATGCCGGAAGTTCTTTCTGCGCTGGATGAGATTAACATGCAATACGTGCGAATTTTGTCTGGCGCCAATGACAAAAAAACCGGCGGGCCTTGCGTGCTGATAAATGACCGAAGTGCCAGTGAAAAGATCACAGAGCATCTCATCAGCGTTGCCCACAAACGCATCGGTTTTATAACCGGGGACAAGGATCACCAATCCACGGATGAACGATTGCAAGGTTATAAATCGGCATTGAATAAACACCAACTGAAAGCAGATAAATCCCTCATTATTGATGGCAGATATTCTTTTGAAGCGGGCGTAGAAGGCGCTAAACAGCTGTTATCGTTAAAGCAGCCACCGAGTGCGATCTTTGCCTGTAATGATGAAATTGCGGCCGGCGCCTTGTTCGCAGCGAGACTGATGAATTTTGATGTACCAAAAGACGTGGCTATCGCTGGTTTTGAGGACAACCCATTTTCTCGCCAAACCTGGCCCAAGCTCACTACTGCAGCCCAGCCCACCAGTCTGATAGCAAGGCAGGCCACTTCCCTGCTAATTCGCACTATAAAAAACAAGCGCAAGGGCGATAAAGAAAAAATAGACAATCAATATTTCGAACCAGAACTTGTGGTAAGGGAATCGACAAAAATAAGCGAATAA